CTGGGTAGGAACCGCGTACAATCTCCCACGCCCCGTTTCCATAGTTATAAGAAGGCAACCAATGACCAATCTTCTGCATTAATCGTGGCAAAATCTCAATCGGCATCCACATGCCCCCCGCTACAGCAAGAGCCATATAAATCACATTGCTCACTCCACTAGCTGTGTCCACCCGTCTCATAGCACCCACAAGCGTACCAATCGCTAAAAATGGAAGGGAACCGATCAGAATCCATAACCCGCTTAGCACCCATTGACCCGCAGATAAGGAAACGCCATTGATAAAATATCCTGCGGCAAAAATACAAATGACCGAAAACAGATGCATCATCGTTTGTCCGAACATTTTTCCGAAGAAATAGACAGAACCCGGTAGCGGGGTAATCCGAATAAAGGTAGTCCAGCCTTGTGTTCGCTCTTGTACCAAACGAATACCAAGCGTCATAATCGCTGAGCCCATCACACTAAAGGTTGCCATCGACATTAGATAGTGAGCGCGCCACGTCGGGTCATCGCTGCCTGTATTGACCACTCGGGTGAAGATGAAGTAGAACATAATTGGCATAAGTAACGACCAGAACACGTAATAGGGATTACGGATGATACGCAGCATTTCCGCTTTACACTGTACAGTAATTAATCTCATCGTGAAATAGCCTCCTCTTGGTTCAAAGTCAATTGTTCAAAAGCGTCATCCAGGCGTCCCTGATCGATCCGAACATCCTTCACGGGAAGTCCAGTCACAAAAATCGCTCGCAGCGCTTCATCCGTATCATCTGTCGTTACATGAATTCGACCTTCTTTTTCATAGCAATCTTCAATAGCGGTTAGTTCCAGCAGGCTTTTGCGTAATTCGGATCGATCACCTACAGGCAGGAAGGACACCGAACGCTTCACAATCCGCGATTTAATCTCATCTGGACTTCCGTCCGCAACTAAATGGCCTTTGCTGAACAACAGAATGCGATCCGCGATATCTTCTGCTTCCTGTAAATAATGCGTCGTGAACACAATCGTCTTTCCTTGCTCCGCAAGTCCACGAACCGTATCCCAGAATAGCCGCCGTGAAGTAATATCAAGCCCAACCGTAGGTTCATCAAAAAAGATCAGCTCCGGATCACCCGCCAGTGCCAGTGCAAAGCCCAGACTACGCTTTTGACCGCCCGAAAGCTTCTCGGCGTATCTATTCAAATCCGCTGGCACAAGTCCCGTAGCCTTAATTAGAAACTCCATATCCATAGGCTGTGGATAATAGCTACGGATCAGAGCAATGATCTCCCGAACCTTTAGCCGGTCCATGACACTTACCTCCTGCAGCATTGCACCAGTTTTTTCACGTACCGCTTTATCTTTCGGATGTTGTCCGAATATTTTCACTGTACCTTCAGTGGGCTCTAACAGCCCCAATAACATTCCTAACGCCGTTGTTTTACCTGCTCCGTTGGGTCCTAGAATCGCTGTAATCGATCCTTTAGCAATGTTGAAACTAATGTTATCTACCGCTTTCTTATCCTTATATAATTTGCTGACTCCATTCATCTCTATAACAATGTCCATTACGTAATCCCTCCGATTCCGAATGCTTCTGATCTATTTCAATCATATGGAAAAAGAAGACCTAACATTAGTATGGACTGTCATTTCTTTAAGATGACAACTGTCACCTTCACGACTCAGGATGTGAAAAAGAGGCTACCCCATCCGTAGTTTTAACTACGAATAGTGCAGCCTCTTTAAGCGAAAACACTAGATTATCTCTTGAAGAATCCCTTTTCCTCTAGGAACTCCTTCATATGCAGTCGTGCTGGCTGAGCCAATCGCTCCGCCATGATCACCGACCACGGTGTATCCTTGGCGCCATGGGTCCGCTCACGCATATAGTCTGAAGAGACTTTATCGTAAGTCTTGACCTGCTCCACTGTTGTTTCGGTATTATAGCGATTACGATGCAGAACAGCCTCTAATGGAAGACGCGGACGCAGGCTCGAGGCACCATCAGGGTAGCCCACACACATTCCAAATATCGGATAGACCAGTTCAGGGAGTCCCAGCAGCTCCGATACTTCTGCGATCCGATTACGGATTCCTCCGATGTATACGATCCCGAGTCCAAGCGATTCCGCAGCCACGGCAGCATTCTGTGCAGCAAGCGTAACATCAACGGTAGCTACAATCAGGTTCTCAGTAGAGTCTTCATAAGAAGTCTCTCCTTGCAAATGAGGCTTCGTCACCTCACGCAGTCGATACAGATCAGCACACCAGACCAAGAAGACTGGGCATTGTTCTATATAAGCCTGATTACCCGCCAATCCGGCAAGCTCTGATCTCAAGTCTGAGTCAGTAACTGCAATTACACTATAAGCTTGTACATTGCTGGAGGTCGACGCCATCTGACCTGCTCCAATAATAGCTGCAAGCTGCTCATCACTTACCGGCTTATCCTGATACTTGCGGACGGATGCATGGTTCATTAATAGAGAAATCGTATCATTATTTACTTGCACAGTGGCCACTCCTTATATATGAGTTATTACAGCTTTACCCGCTGTAGCCGAAGTGCATTTAAGACAACAGACACAGAGCTGAATGCCATCGCGGCTCCAGCTAGCCATGGAGCTAGAAATCCAAGTGCAGCAATCGGTATACCTATTGTATTGTAAGCAAGCGCCCAGAACAAATTCTGCTTAATATTACTCATTGTTTTGCGACTCATCATAATCGCATCGGGTATACTTTTCAGATCTCCCCGCATCAGCGTAATATCCGCCGCCTCCATAGCTACATCTGTACCTGTACCGATCGCCATGCCCGTATC
This window of the Paenibacillus sp. FSL R10-2734 genome carries:
- a CDS encoding ABC transporter permease, with translation MRLITVQCKAEMLRIIRNPYYVFWSLLMPIMFYFIFTRVVNTGSDDPTWRAHYLMSMATFSVMGSAIMTLGIRLVQERTQGWTTFIRITPLPGSVYFFGKMFGQTMMHLFSVICIFAAGYFINGVSLSAGQWVLSGLWILIGSLPFLAIGTLVGAMRRVDTASGVSNVIYMALAVAGGMWMPIEILPRLMQKIGHWLPSYNYGNGAWEIVRGSYPEWSNVLILLGYLVVFMLLSVYIRKKQEAV
- a CDS encoding ABC transporter ATP-binding protein translates to MDIVIEMNGVSKLYKDKKAVDNISFNIAKGSITAILGPNGAGKTTALGMLLGLLEPTEGTVKIFGQHPKDKAVREKTGAMLQEVSVMDRLKVREIIALIRSYYPQPMDMEFLIKATGLVPADLNRYAEKLSGGQKRSLGFALALAGDPELIFFDEPTVGLDITSRRLFWDTVRGLAEQGKTIVFTTHYLQEAEDIADRILLFSKGHLVADGSPDEIKSRIVKRSVSFLPVGDRSELRKSLLELTAIEDCYEKEGRIHVTTDDTDEALRAIFVTGLPVKDVRIDQGRLDDAFEQLTLNQEEAISR
- the nfsA gene encoding oxygen-insensitive NADPH nitroreductase; the protein is MQVNNDTISLLMNHASVRKYQDKPVSDEQLAAIIGAGQMASTSSNVQAYSVIAVTDSDLRSELAGLAGNQAYIEQCPVFLVWCADLYRLREVTKPHLQGETSYEDSTENLIVATVDVTLAAQNAAVAAESLGLGIVYIGGIRNRIAEVSELLGLPELVYPIFGMCVGYPDGASSLRPRLPLEAVLHRNRYNTETTVEQVKTYDKVSSDYMRERTHGAKDTPWSVIMAERLAQPARLHMKEFLEEKGFFKR